The genomic window AGCAATTTTGATAGTTAATGTAGATTAAGAATAGCATAGAAGTTTTTGAATCACTGTGACTTAAATCAAACATATTATTCCCTAAAAATGAAATGTCATAAAAACATCAAAAAGTTGTATAAAATATCCATTTTTATATTAACAGAATTTATAGTGTCGCTAATTCTTGCTTTAAAGTTTAACGTTTAGTCGGTTTAAGTGTTGCTTGTTCATTTCTTTTCTTTTGCATACTTTTTATCCTGATTTGAGATACTTTACTTGTAGTTTGTTGTTTAAGGAGAAGATATATGAACTTACAACAAACAATAAGGAGTGCTTTTATGGGTATTTTAAGTGGAAATCCAACAAATGAACCTATGCATTATGGAGAGGTATTTGGAGCTTGGTCTTTTCTTCTAACAGCTAAAGGGATGGTTGCTGGGTATCAAACTCAGTTAAATCATGCAGGTGATGAAGATTTACAAAGAATACTTGAAGAGGCGATTCAAGGTGGTCAGCAAGAAATAAAGCAGATTGAGGCTATATTAAAAGAAAATGGTATTGGTTTACCTCCAACCCCACCCGACAGACCTAAAGCTTGCTTAGAGGACATTCCAACAGGGGCAAGGTTTCAAGATCAAGAAATAGCTGCTTCTTTATCCAAAGATATTGCCGCAGGATTAGTAGCATGCAGTCAAATCATGGGGCAATCAATTCGAGAAGACATCGCTATGTTATTCGGACAGTTTCATGTGCAAAAAGCTACACTCGGAGCTAAAGTTCTTAGACTCAACAAAGAAAAAGGATGGTTAATACCACCACCACTTCATCATCATAAAGGTGAAGACTGTTAAATCACGTTAGAGCAGAATGTTCATTCATTCTGTTCTTTTTTATTAAGGCAAAGCGTAGTTTAAAAGAAAAGAATGTCCCTCCAATCTAAAAATTTTCGACACCTCACTTAATTAAGTCGACTTCCAACATACTTAATGAACTTCTCTTTTACTCTCACTCAAAAGACTCACATTAAACAAGAACAGGTATCGGAAATACTTCATAATCATATACCATATAATGTATTTATCTTTTTTAGTTTTATATCATTGCTAAAAAACTATAAAAATCTTATACTGAATTGTATAATGCAAAATTCGACAAAAATCGGGGTGGATAGTTTGACTATAAACGACTTTGTTCTTCAAGAACAAAAAACTAAAAACAAAATATTGTTTGGCGTTTCTTTTATTACTGTGCTACTTGGCTTAATAATGTCTTTTGTGAATAAAGACAGCAAAAACATTATGTTATATGGAATAGAACTAGCGTTACTAATTGTTTTTTTTATCACAAGTGATTTAGTATTAAAAAAACATATTGTATATCCGTATGCCAGTGTTATTATTTTAAGTGCGTTCACTACATATAGTATATTAACGTCCGGTGGTAATATTAATATCACACTTATCGTATTATTTTTACTAGTCTTTGCATCTATATCATTACACCGAAATGTATTTATAGTTGGAAGCATTTTAGGATTTATTCTACTGATTTTAAATAAAACATACGCAACTGGAGAACAGGCAGTTATCGTTGCTGGCGCATTCCAGTATGCTGTCCTATTATATGTTCTTATGAATTTGTTACTTGGTGTTGTTATCTTCCAAAGCCACAAAAAATCAAAACAAGTCGAAGGATTTCTGACAGCAGCGGAAGCAGAGGCAAATGAAAAGCAGCTTGAAAAAGAGCAGCTACAACAGCAGTTTAACGGCATCATTGAAAATATTGTTCAAATTGAAAAATATATTCAGTCAACAGCCTCCTCTCAAAATGAAATGGCCAGTGCGATACAAGAAATAGCATCAGGTAGCCAAGTGCAGAGTGAAGAAATAAATGCTGTAAAAACCAATACAACAAACACGATAGAAACAATGTCCAAGCTACGCGATGTATCAAAGGATTTGTTAAGTAAATCAGAGCACTCTAATGAGTTAGTTTCACTAGGTGAAGATAAATTAGCTACACTTATCCAAAATACACAGACGTTGCGTTCCGTTGTTTCAGGATTGAAGCAAAACTTTGATGTATTAACAAAGAAAATTGAAGAAACGAATTCGTTTGCTGTTGACATTAAGCAAATTACAGAACAGACTAATCTGTTGGCATTGAATGCTTCCATTGAAGCGGCACGAGCAGGTGAAGCTGGTAGAGGCTTCTCGGTTGTAGCTGGAGAGATTCGTAACTTAGCTGAAACAACTAGTACTATTACACAAAAAATTACAAAAAACTTAGAAGAAGTGAACAACAGTAATACACTTGCTCTTAATGATATGAATGAAAGTGAAAGTACACTTACTCTAAACCTTTCTTCTACGGACGAAGTATCACACGTATTCAAAGACTTAGCTAAAAACATTAAAAATGTTACAGAACGTGCAGACACGTTAGATATCCTATCAAAAAATGTAACCGAGCAAACGAACGATGTTGACCGCGCTACAACAGAGCTTGCTGCTATCATTGACCAAGCAAGTGCAAGTACAGAAGAAATTAGTGCTACTGTTG from Bacillus sp. HMF5848 includes these protein-coding regions:
- a CDS encoding DUF3231 family protein, whose amino-acid sequence is MGILSGNPTNEPMHYGEVFGAWSFLLTAKGMVAGYQTQLNHAGDEDLQRILEEAIQGGQQEIKQIEAILKENGIGLPPTPPDRPKACLEDIPTGARFQDQEIAASLSKDIAAGLVACSQIMGQSIREDIAMLFGQFHVQKATLGAKVLRLNKEKGWLIPPPLHHHKGEDC
- a CDS encoding methyl-accepting chemotaxis protein yields the protein MSKLRDVSKDLLSKSEHSNELVSLGEDKLATLIQNTQTLRSVVSGLKQNFDVLTKKIEETNSFAVDIKQITEQTNLLALNASIEAARAGEAGRGFSVVAGEIRNLAETTSTITQKITKNLEEVNNSNTLALNDMNESESTLTLNLSSTDEVSHVFKDLAKNIKNVTERADTLDILSKNVTEQTNDVDRATTELAAIIDQASASTEEISATVDSLNEDGQNVAEQVSEVVKKAKAIQDYYETK